A single genomic interval of Microaerobacter geothermalis harbors:
- a CDS encoding DUF4320 family protein, with amino-acid sequence MLEKLVNKRGEGYIDVAVLVLCAMLVIALAVKVFPVYIAKSQLDTFASELCREAEIAGRVGSETSMRAQVLLEKTGLNTAISWSKTGKIQLNEEFIRYTLPSAVKPTR; translated from the coding sequence GTGTTAGAAAAGCTGGTCAATAAACGCGGAGAAGGGTATATCGATGTGGCCGTGCTGGTACTTTGCGCCATGCTTGTCATTGCTCTTGCTGTTAAGGTATTTCCGGTCTACATCGCCAAGAGCCAACTTGACACCTTTGCCTCAGAACTTTGCAGAGAAGCAGAGATTGCAGGTAGAGTCGGCAGCGAAACCAGCATGCGGGCGCAGGTGCTGCTGGAAAAAACAGGACTTAATACCGCCATTTCATGGTCAAAGACCGGCAAAATCCAGCTCAATGAAGAGTTCATTCGGTACACTTTACCATCGGCGGTAAAACCTACACGGTAA
- a CDS encoding type II toxin-antitoxin system death-on-curing family toxin, producing MKRLSIPQIVMMHSTLIKETGGLDGIRDENLLDTSVNAPFQTFGGEYVYKTLEAKAARLGYSLVKNHPFVDGNKRIGMLAMLVFLEINGIELTCSDQDIIETGLKLATGEMDDKQLLEWILRHN from the coding sequence ATGAAAAGATTAAGCATTCCGCAAATCGTGATGATGCACAGCACGTTGATCAAGGAAACCGGAGGATTGGACGGGATTCGTGACGAGAACCTGCTGGACACGTCGGTCAACGCTCCATTTCAGACCTTTGGCGGTGAATATGTATATAAAACACTGGAGGCGAAGGCGGCGCGTTTGGGGTATTCTTTAGTAAAAAATCATCCCTTTGTTGATGGCAACAAGAGAATCGGAATGCTTGCCATGCTGGTTTTTCTGGAAATCAATGGCATTGAGCTAACATGTTCGGATCAGGATATTATCGAAACCGGCTTAAAGCTTGCCACCGGCGAGATGGATGATAAGCAACTCTTGGAATGGATTCTACGGCATAATTAA
- a CDS encoding type II toxin-antitoxin system Phd/YefM family antitoxin has product MNINTNSLVSITEANQNFSKVARLVDENGVAVILKNNVPRYIITEFSEFQAEEMAVDEDVKSIARRLITKHRMAFEELAK; this is encoded by the coding sequence ATGAATATCAACACAAACAGCCTTGTATCCATTACCGAGGCCAATCAGAATTTTTCCAAGGTGGCGCGCTTGGTTGATGAGAATGGTGTTGCGGTCATTTTGAAAAACAATGTGCCGCGTTATATTATCACAGAGTTCAGTGAATTTCAGGCTGAGGAAATGGCGGTTGACGAGGATGTGAAAAGTATAGCTCGCCGCCTGATCACAAAACACCGGATGGCGTTTGAGGAACTGGCTAAATGA